The following are encoded together in the Oreochromis aureus strain Israel breed Guangdong linkage group 18, ZZ_aureus, whole genome shotgun sequence genome:
- the LOC116321218 gene encoding tumor necrosis factor receptor superfamily member 14-like isoform X2, with protein MVSALLIFGYAAVFIVPVLSCRPKEYKTNDGQCCPTCNEGRVVQRDCTAYSGTRCRSCELGTYMNKPNGLYNCFPCTTCDTGHGLSVKQNCTATTDTACDVLNGYYCKGLTDSNGCSLAEKHSQCAAGQRIKEPGTSRSDTVCEDCEPGFFSKDGVNCTAWTICSESQIKVEEGSSTSDAVCGSASRHRYGLIPSVVLFLIVICLVIAGFVKAYKSRK; from the exons ATGGTGTCTGCGTTGCTTATCTTCG GATATGCCGCCGTCTTCATAGTGCCCGTGTTATCCTGTCGCCCAAAGGagtataaaacaaatgatggACAGTGCTGCCCGACGTGCAACGAAG GTAGAGTTGTTCAGAGAGACTGCACAGCATATTCAGGAACTCGGTGCCGTTCATGTGAGCTGGGGACCTATATGAACAAACCCAACGGCCTGTATAACTGTTTCCCCTGCACTACCTGTGATACAG gtcATGGTCTCTCTGTCAAGCAGAACTGTACAGCAACAACTGACACAGCGTGTGACGTTTTAAATGGATATTACTGCAAAGGTTTGACAGACAGTAACGGATGTAGTTTGGCAGAGAAACATTCACAGTGTGCAGCTGGTCAGAGGATAAAAGAACCTG GAACCAGCAGAAGTGACACAGTGTGTGAAGACTGTGAGCCAGGATTCTTTTCCAAGGACGGTGTGAACTGCACAGCTTGGACGAT TTGCTCTGAAAGCCAGATTAAAGTTGAAGAAGGAAGCTCAACCAGTGACGCTGTCTGTGGAAGCGCATCAAGACATCGTTATGGTTTAATTCCATCTGTTGTGCTTTTCCTAATAGTAATTTGCCTTGTGATAGCAGGATTTGTGAAAGCAT ataagagcagaaaataa
- the LOC116321218 gene encoding tumor necrosis factor receptor superfamily member 14-like isoform X1 — translation MVSALLIFGYAAVFIVPVLSCRPKEYKTNDGQCCPTCNEGRVVQRDCTAYSGTRCRSCELGTYMNKPNGLYNCFPCTTCDTGHGLSVKQNCTATTDTACDVLNGYYCKGLTDSNGCSLAEKHSQCAAGQRIKEPGTSRSDTVCDVLNGYYCKGLTDSNRCSLAEKHSQCAAGQRIKEPGTSRSDTVCEDCEPGFFSKDGVNCTAWTICSESQIKVEEGSSTSDAVCGSASRHRYGLIPSVVLFLIVICLVIAGFVKAYKSRK, via the exons ATGGTGTCTGCGTTGCTTATCTTCG GATATGCCGCCGTCTTCATAGTGCCCGTGTTATCCTGTCGCCCAAAGGagtataaaacaaatgatggACAGTGCTGCCCGACGTGCAACGAAG GTAGAGTTGTTCAGAGAGACTGCACAGCATATTCAGGAACTCGGTGCCGTTCATGTGAGCTGGGGACCTATATGAACAAACCCAACGGCCTGTATAACTGTTTCCCCTGCACTACCTGTGATACAG gtcATGGTCTCTCTGTCAAGCAGAACTGTACAGCAACAACTGACACAGCGTGTGACGTTTTAAATGGATATTACTGCAAAGGTTTGACAGACAGTAACGGATGTAGTTTGGCAGAGAAACATTCACAGTGTGCAGCTGGTCAGAGGATAAAAGAACCTG GAACCAGCAGAAGTGACACAGTGTGTGATGTTTTAAATGGATATTACTGCAAAGGTTTGACAGACAGTAACAGATGTAGTTTGGCAGAGAAACATTCACAGTGTGCAGCTGGTCAGAGGATAAAAGAACCTG GAACCAGCAGAAGTGACACAGTGTGTGAAGACTGTGAGCCAGGATTCTTTTCCAAGGACGGTGTGAACTGCACAGCTTGGACGAT TTGCTCTGAAAGCCAGATTAAAGTTGAAGAAGGAAGCTCAACCAGTGACGCTGTCTGTGGAAGCGCATCAAGACATCGTTATGGTTTAATTCCATCTGTTGTGCTTTTCCTAATAGTAATTTGCCTTGTGATAGCAGGATTTGTGAAAGCAT ataagagcagaaaataa
- the LOC120434218 gene encoding uncharacterized protein LOC120434218 — MKTSSVSLLLGLCVLLLSAPTVSAVSLYVSPNHQQFFKGDRYVSLSCVDDGQTADGWTVKRTRGVSTEGCGAAADFRRFNNSFCVLDLSVSSGGSFWCENSSGQKSDEVSIAVSEKQLILEIPALPVNTGSNVTLLCKPRNGSAKKSYFFKDEVKLGDGPEGKLILHNVQQSDEGLYWCSTPIHQSPQSRLKVKEPPPPPPPHTTIMYTPSPSPSPSGNTEPSASSSLRPRSPSVPVLRLFCHLLVFCPYFISTILLLLICCSRK; from the exons ATGAAAacctcatctgtctctctgctaCTCG gtctgtgtgtgctgctgctgtctgcaccGACTGTATCTGCAG TCTCTCTGTATGTCAGCCCAAACCATCAGCAGTTCTTTAAAGGAGACCGTTATGTCTCCCTGAGTTGTGTTGATGATGGTCAGACAGCTGATGGATGGACAGTAAAGAGGACCAGAGGAGTATCCACTGAGGGCTGTGGAGCAGCTGCAGACTTTAGAAGGTTTAATAATTCCTTCTGTGTTCTGGATCTTTCCGTCTCATCTGGTGGAAGTTTCTGGTGTGAAAACTCATCTGGACAGAAGAGCGATGAAGTCTCCATCGCTGTTTCAG AAAAACAATTGATCCTGGAGATCCCGGCACTTCCAGTGAACACAGGAAGTAATGTCACTCTGCTCTGCAAACCCAGAAATGGTTCAGCAAAAAAATCGTATTTCTTCAAAGATGAAGTCAAACTTGGAGATGGACCTGAAGGAAAACTGATTCTCCATAATGTGCAGCAGTCTGATGAAGGGCTCTACTGGTGTTCTACTCCTATTCATCAGTCTCCTCAAAGCAggctgaaggtcaaag agcctcctcctcctcctccccctcacACAACCATAATGTACACTCCTTCACCCTCACCCTCGCCTTCTGGTAATACTGAGCCTTCGGCCTCTTCCTCTCTTCGTCCTCGTTCACCCTCTGTACCTGTACTAAGACTCTTCTGCCACCTGCTGGTTTTCTGTCCATACTTCATCTCTACCATCCTGCTGCTGTTGATCTGCTGCAGCAGGAAATGA
- the LOC116321217 gene encoding myelin-oligodendrocyte glycoprotein-like, producing MRITVLLVSLLLVSQYASGVEVYEGEESVLLLCQLPVPSEEGVVVWGRDDLNPSIIHVRTEEGDYLTEQNKQYIDRTSIQKDALKTGDLSLTLRKPTFSDSGIYTCSVRKLGQKQNQTEVQLKVKERPPPPPIWPKVLPAVLVPVLLLAIGISVFMCLVYQRMKKTAVCQLKVVDVTEGAESVLLPFISKKLKNTETTKVEWKHIQEDEMKVVYEKDRKSRDATHTGRTEMRKDPWNTGNASLTLSRPRSEDGGVYICTMYDTNGKALKQKVVALWVKEGWLKTIRSFFPCARQNNYVI from the exons ATGAGGATAACCGTGCTGCTTGTCTCCCTCCTGCTCG TTTCCCAGTATGCCTCAGGAGTCGAGGTGTATGAGGGGGAGGAGTCTGTCCTTCTGCTCTGCCAGCTTCCTGTTCCATCTGAAGAGGGTGTAGTTGTGTGGGGACGCGATGACCTGAATCCTTCAATCATCCATGTTCGCACAGAGGAAGGTGATTATCTTACAGagcaaaataaacaatacatcGACCGAACATCCATTCAGAAGGACGCCCTGAAGACCGGAGACCTCAGCCTCACTCTGAGAAAACCTACATTCTCTGACAGCGGAATCTACACCTGCAGCGTACGCAAGCTTGGACAAAAACAGAACCAGACTGAAGTGCaactaaaggtcaaag agcgtcctcctcctcctccaatcTGGCCCAAAGTTCTCCCAGCAGTCCTGGTTCCGGTGCTTCTCCTGGCTATTGGCATTAGTGTTTTCATGTGTCTTGTATATCAAAGGATGAAgaaaacagcag TCTGCCAGCTCAAAGTTGTTGATGTGACAGAGGGGGCAGAGTCTGTCCTGCTACCCTTCATATCCAAAAAACTGAAGAATACGGAGACCACCAAAGTGGAGTGGAAACATATCCAAGAAGACGAAATGAAGGTCGTGTATGAGAAGGATCGGAAAAGTCGAGACGCAACTCACACAGGCCGCACAGAGATGAGGAAAGATCCATGGAACACAGGAAACGCCAGCCTAACTTTGTCAAGACCTCGCTCTGAAGATGGAGGTGTTTACATATGCACCATGTATGACACGAATGGAAAGGCCCTGAAACAGAAAGTAGTGGCACtctgggtcaaag AGGGCTGGCTGAAAACCATCAGAAGCTTCTTCCCGTGTGCCAGACAGAACAATTATGTCATCTGA